In a single window of the Flavivirga spongiicola genome:
- a CDS encoding CoA transferase subunit B — protein sequence MLDKTGIAKRIAKEVKDGYYVNLGIGIPTLVANYVRSDIEVEFQSENGVLGMGPFPFEGEEDADVINAGKQTITTLPGASFFDSAMSFSMIRGQHVDLTILGAMEVAENGDIANWKIPGKMVKGMGGAMDLVASAENIIVAMMHTNKRGESKLLKQCSLPLTGVGCVKKIVTNMAVIEVTDKGFKLLERAPGISIEDIKNATEGTLIVDGEIPEMDIL from the coding sequence ATGTTAGATAAAACAGGAATTGCAAAGCGAATAGCAAAAGAAGTAAAAGACGGCTATTATGTAAACCTAGGGATAGGGATACCAACTTTGGTTGCAAATTATGTAAGAAGTGATATAGAAGTGGAGTTTCAAAGCGAAAATGGCGTTTTGGGTATGGGACCATTTCCGTTTGAGGGTGAAGAAGATGCCGATGTAATAAATGCAGGAAAGCAAACAATAACGACATTGCCGGGAGCGAGCTTTTTTGATTCGGCTATGAGTTTCTCTATGATACGTGGACAGCATGTAGACCTAACTATTTTGGGAGCTATGGAAGTTGCGGAAAATGGTGATATAGCCAATTGGAAAATTCCAGGTAAAATGGTAAAAGGCATGGGAGGTGCTATGGATTTAGTTGCCAGTGCTGAAAATATTATAGTTGCTATGATGCATACGAATAAAAGAGGTGAATCTAAGCTTTTAAAGCAATGTTCATTACCATTAACCGGTGTAGGCTGTGTAAAAAAAATAGTAACTAATATGGCGGTGATTGAAGTAACAGATAAAGGTTTTAAGTTATTAGAACGTGCACCAGGTATTTCTATAGAAGATATAAAAAATGCCACCGAAGGTACTCTAATTGTTGATGGCGAAATTCCTGAAATGGATATCTTATAG
- a CDS encoding S41 family peptidase, translating to MKKLLFLFSFIFISNISLAQNSTNLDFEIVENEKAKNWKEMGQGQYKVHFDQNIKQHGETSASIESIGETVNFKALGYHIPADFGGKKIKLTGFIKTENIVNGWAGLWMRIDPQVAFDNMKSRGIKGTTDWKKYEVELNLSNQAETVVIGGLLVGSGKMWVDNLEVTIDGFPLDKAPQKKLTKAQKDKEFDQGSLITFSNLDNNQIQNLDLLGRIWGFLKYYHPEVGKGNYNWDYELFRILPKYKDSKTNLDRDNILSNWIEGLGEVIVCKSCKETSEDAILKPDLDWIKNSNMSTALKDKLQYIRKNRHQGNHYYIEMTPNVGNPIFKNEGSYKDMPYKDTGFRLLALYRYWNMIQYFFPNRHLIDKDWNTCLTEYIPQFINVKNDLEYELAFLKIIADIKDTHANLSGGKYKIQEQRGKFYPPMHVRFIENKLVVDAYFNEETKASIGLEVGDIITHINGKPVSKIVENIHDFYPASNQPTRLRDISFDILRSTNNTLDISVKRDGKVFDKTLKLFEQKEIEGYYRWYKREKNGSSFKMLDNNIGYITLKNIKKEDVKVIRKDFKDTKGIIVDIRNYPSAFMPFTLGSFFTSKYAPFVKFTNGSVNNPGAFTYGKDLSIPPKEKFYKGKVVVLVNEISQSQAEYTAMAFRAGDNVTLVGSTTAGADGNVSRISLPGGLMTMISGIGVYYPDGTETQRIGIVPDIEVLPTVKGIKEGRDEILEKAIEIINKD from the coding sequence ATGAAAAAGCTATTATTTCTTTTCAGTTTTATATTTATATCAAATATTTCTCTTGCTCAAAACTCAACGAATTTAGATTTTGAAATTGTTGAAAATGAAAAAGCTAAAAATTGGAAAGAAATGGGACAGGGGCAATACAAAGTCCATTTCGACCAAAATATTAAACAACATGGTGAAACATCTGCCTCTATTGAAAGTATAGGTGAAACAGTTAATTTCAAAGCACTAGGTTATCATATCCCAGCAGATTTTGGTGGTAAAAAAATTAAACTTACCGGTTTTATAAAAACAGAGAATATTGTTAATGGATGGGCTGGGTTATGGATGCGCATAGACCCACAAGTTGCTTTTGATAACATGAAATCAAGAGGAATAAAAGGAACAACCGATTGGAAAAAATATGAAGTTGAACTTAATTTAAGCAATCAGGCTGAGACTGTCGTTATTGGCGGACTATTAGTTGGATCAGGTAAAATGTGGGTTGATAATTTAGAAGTTACAATCGATGGATTTCCTTTAGATAAAGCACCACAAAAAAAACTAACCAAAGCTCAAAAAGACAAGGAATTTGATCAAGGCTCTCTAATAACCTTTTCAAATTTAGACAACAATCAGATTCAAAACCTCGATCTTTTAGGCCGTATCTGGGGGTTCTTAAAATACTATCACCCGGAAGTCGGAAAAGGAAATTACAATTGGGACTATGAATTGTTCAGAATACTTCCTAAGTATAAAGATTCTAAAACAAATTTAGACAGAGATAATATACTTTCCAATTGGATTGAAGGTCTAGGAGAAGTAATAGTTTGTAAATCTTGTAAAGAGACCTCAGAAGATGCTATTTTAAAGCCGGATTTAGACTGGATAAAAAACAGTAATATGTCGACTGCTTTAAAAGACAAATTACAATATATTCGAAAAAACAGGCACCAAGGAAACCATTATTATATTGAGATGACTCCCAATGTAGGCAATCCAATATTTAAAAATGAAGGTTCATATAAAGACATGCCATATAAAGATACAGGTTTCAGGCTATTAGCTTTATATAGATACTGGAATATGATACAGTATTTCTTCCCAAACAGGCACTTAATTGATAAAGATTGGAATACATGCTTAACAGAATATATTCCTCAATTTATTAACGTTAAAAATGATTTAGAATATGAATTAGCCTTTTTAAAGATTATAGCTGACATAAAAGATACTCATGCTAATTTATCGGGAGGAAAATATAAAATACAGGAACAGCGCGGAAAATTCTATCCGCCAATGCACGTTCGTTTTATCGAGAATAAATTAGTAGTTGATGCATATTTTAACGAAGAAACAAAAGCATCGATAGGTTTAGAGGTAGGAGACATTATTACTCATATTAATGGCAAACCTGTTAGTAAAATAGTAGAGAATATACATGATTTTTACCCTGCATCTAATCAGCCAACACGTTTACGAGATATTAGTTTTGATATCTTACGTTCTACAAATAACACCTTAGATATAAGTGTTAAGCGTGATGGAAAAGTTTTTGACAAAACACTCAAACTATTTGAACAAAAAGAAATAGAGGGTTATTACAGGTGGTATAAGCGAGAAAAAAATGGAAGTTCCTTTAAAATGTTAGATAATAATATTGGCTACATTACTTTAAAAAATATTAAAAAAGAAGATGTTAAAGTTATAAGAAAAGACTTTAAAGACACCAAAGGAATTATTGTGGATATCCGTAACTATCCATCAGCATTTATGCCCTTTACTTTAGGGTCATTCTTTACATCTAAATATGCTCCTTTTGTAAAGTTCACTAACGGAAGTGTTAATAATCCGGGAGCGTTTACTTATGGAAAAGATTTATCTATACCTCCAAAAGAGAAATTTTACAAAGGAAAAGTTGTGGTTTTAGTAAACGAAATATCTCAAAGTCAAGCAGAATATACCGCTATGGCATTTAGAGCAGGAGATAACGTGACTCTTGTTGGAAGTACAACGGCAGGAGCGGATGGCAATGTTTCACGCATTTCACTACCAGGTGGGTTAATGACCATGATTTCTGGAATTGGCGTATATTATCCCGATGGTACCGAAACTCAACGTATTGGAATCGTACCTGATATTGAAGTTTTACCAACGGTAAAAGGTATCAAAGAAGGTAGGGATGAAATCTTGGAAAAAGCTATAGAAATTATCAACAAAGATTAA
- a CDS encoding 3'-5' exonuclease gives MISKLNLENILFLDIETVPETQHFSELNEDKQALWEKKSQYQRKDEFTAEAFYDRAGIWAEFGKIVCISVGYFNILNDVRTFRVTSFYGDEIKILKDFKNLLISHFSETKHLLCAHNGKEFDFPYIARRMIINNIELPYKLNLFGKKPWEVPHLDTLELWKFGDYKSYTSLKLLTHVLGIPSPKDDIDGSEVYHVYYEENDIDRIIVYCEKDTIAVAQIFLRLRGDDLLIDDEIIYI, from the coding sequence ATGATAAGTAAACTTAATTTAGAAAACATTCTATTTCTGGATATTGAAACCGTTCCTGAAACACAGCATTTTTCTGAGTTGAATGAAGACAAGCAAGCCCTTTGGGAGAAAAAATCTCAATACCAACGCAAAGATGAATTTACTGCCGAAGCATTTTACGATCGCGCAGGTATTTGGGCTGAATTTGGAAAAATAGTCTGTATCTCGGTTGGGTATTTTAATATTTTAAATGACGTACGCACCTTTAGAGTCACTTCATTTTACGGTGATGAAATTAAAATTTTAAAAGATTTTAAAAACTTATTGATATCGCATTTTAGTGAAACAAAACATCTGCTCTGTGCGCATAATGGTAAAGAATTTGATTTTCCTTACATAGCACGCCGCATGATAATTAATAATATTGAGTTACCTTATAAGCTAAACCTCTTTGGAAAAAAACCTTGGGAAGTACCACATTTGGATACCTTAGAATTATGGAAATTTGGAGATTACAAAAGCTATACATCATTAAAATTATTAACTCATGTTTTAGGAATTCCATCCCCAAAAGATGATATTGATGGCAGCGAAGTGTATCACGTATATTATGAAGAAAATGACATTGATAGAATTATTGTTTATTGCGAAAAAGACACTATTGCTGTGGCCCAAATATTCTTAAGATTACGCGGTGACGACCTATTAATTGATGATGAAATTATTTATATCTAA
- a CDS encoding penicillin acylase family protein has protein sequence MKLLKFMVSLLLTVVVFYAFNTKLGPIPPIGKFLSPSQGIWQNDKDESITGNIEIEGLSEDVTIKYDEQLIPHIFAKNDIDLYKAQGYITAKHRLWQMEFQTFAAAGRLSEIIGEKALNYDRTQRRKGMVYGAEKSLEVVKTDEESLAYLQAYSDGVNAFINELDPKDYPVEYKLLDYKPEAWSIEKTMHLLMYMTDMLCGGDSDLEYTNVLRKLGQERFDLLFPDFFDINDPIIPKETDWSFVDTEMSEIPQSELPLDSIAETMEKPHPNNGSNNWAISGSKSYSGNPMLASDPHLGLNLPSIWFVMQLSSPTQNTYGATLPGALGIIIGFNNHISWAVTNATRDVKDWYKIEFKDATRQAYKYNNQWKDTEVRIEEIKIRNKETFLDSVIYTHHGPVSYDHTFKSANEKKGYAMKWAGHIGHNFTRLFYKLNNGENYDDYLNAISSHVAPAQNFAFASNDGDIAIWVQGQFPNKWKNQGKFLMDGSNPKHDWQGFIPQEFNAHIKNPDRGFVSSANQHPVDASYPFYVFNDGYEIYRNRVINDFLESKEKISIQDFKDLQNNNFNLKASELLPHMIEHLNTSQLTPEELEILNTIKSWNFYSETDQIAPSIWDAWWTKLYPLVWDEFNVDSVALETPFTYQTINMLKNNPNDSFMDIVETPEKETANDLFLITFKEAVKELTDWKAEYGNYNWQGYKGTFVGHLLQALPAFSRLDLPIGGDRNTVNAADVNHGPSWRMIVEMSSPPKAIGIYPGGQSGNPGSKYYDNFIDKWAIGEYFDILFMQNQNNNNGIIATQTLKSK, from the coding sequence ATGAAATTACTCAAATTCATGGTATCACTACTTCTAACAGTAGTGGTTTTTTATGCTTTTAACACAAAGCTTGGCCCTATACCTCCTATTGGCAAATTTCTAAGCCCGTCTCAGGGAATTTGGCAAAATGATAAAGATGAATCTATTACTGGTAATATTGAAATTGAAGGTCTTTCAGAAGATGTTACCATAAAATATGATGAACAACTTATACCTCACATATTTGCTAAAAATGACATCGATTTATATAAAGCTCAAGGTTACATAACAGCAAAACATCGTTTATGGCAAATGGAATTTCAAACCTTTGCTGCTGCCGGAAGGTTATCCGAAATAATCGGGGAGAAAGCATTAAATTATGATAGAACTCAACGTAGGAAAGGCATGGTTTATGGAGCCGAAAAGAGCTTAGAAGTTGTTAAGACTGATGAAGAATCCCTAGCCTACTTGCAAGCATATAGTGATGGTGTCAATGCATTTATTAATGAATTAGATCCTAAAGATTATCCTGTGGAATATAAGCTTCTTGATTATAAACCAGAAGCATGGTCGATTGAAAAAACAATGCATTTATTAATGTATATGACCGATATGTTATGTGGTGGTGATTCAGATTTAGAATATACCAACGTACTAAGAAAATTAGGTCAGGAACGTTTTGATTTACTGTTTCCAGATTTTTTTGATATTAACGACCCTATTATTCCAAAAGAAACAGACTGGAGCTTTGTTGATACAGAAATGAGTGAAATTCCTCAAAGCGAATTGCCCTTAGATTCTATTGCAGAAACTATGGAAAAACCACATCCTAACAACGGAAGTAATAATTGGGCTATTTCTGGTAGTAAATCGTATTCTGGCAACCCTATGTTGGCAAGTGACCCTCATTTGGGTCTTAATTTGCCTTCTATCTGGTTCGTCATGCAATTATCTTCTCCAACTCAAAACACATATGGAGCAACACTTCCTGGTGCCTTAGGCATTATTATAGGGTTTAATAATCACATTTCATGGGCGGTAACTAATGCCACCCGCGATGTTAAAGATTGGTATAAAATAGAATTTAAAGATGCAACCAGACAAGCTTATAAATATAACAATCAATGGAAAGATACAGAGGTTAGGATAGAAGAAATAAAAATAAGAAATAAAGAAACATTTTTAGACTCAGTAATTTATACACATCATGGTCCAGTAAGTTATGACCATACTTTTAAGAGTGCTAATGAAAAAAAAGGTTATGCCATGAAATGGGCAGGGCATATAGGTCATAATTTTACACGATTATTTTATAAACTCAATAATGGAGAAAATTACGATGATTATTTAAATGCTATTTCCTCCCACGTTGCACCGGCTCAAAATTTTGCATTTGCCTCGAATGATGGAGATATCGCCATATGGGTTCAGGGGCAGTTCCCTAATAAATGGAAAAATCAAGGTAAATTTTTAATGGATGGAAGTAATCCTAAACACGACTGGCAAGGTTTTATTCCTCAAGAATTTAACGCGCATATTAAAAACCCAGACCGAGGCTTTGTTAGTTCTGCCAATCAACATCCTGTTGATGCATCTTATCCTTTTTATGTCTTTAACGATGGTTATGAAATTTATAGGAATAGAGTCATTAATGATTTCCTAGAATCGAAAGAAAAAATTTCAATTCAAGATTTTAAAGATCTACAAAACAACAACTTCAATTTAAAAGCTTCAGAATTGCTTCCTCATATGATTGAACATTTAAATACGTCGCAATTAACGCCAGAAGAATTAGAGATTTTAAATACCATTAAAAGTTGGAACTTCTATAGTGAAACCGATCAAATAGCCCCTAGTATCTGGGATGCTTGGTGGACAAAATTATACCCTTTGGTATGGGACGAGTTCAATGTTGACAGTGTTGCTTTAGAAACACCTTTTACCTATCAAACAATAAATATGCTAAAAAACAATCCGAACGATTCATTTATGGACATAGTAGAAACACCAGAAAAAGAAACAGCAAACGATTTGTTTTTAATAACCTTTAAAGAAGCTGTAAAAGAACTTACAGATTGGAAAGCGGAATACGGAAACTACAATTGGCAAGGATATAAGGGCACATTTGTTGGGCATTTACTTCAAGCACTACCTGCTTTTTCCAGACTGGATTTACCTATTGGTGGAGATCGTAATACAGTAAATGCGGCAGATGTAAACCACGGCCCTTCATGGCGAATGATTGTAGAAATGAGCTCTCCTCCAAAAGCAATAGGAATATATCCAGGAGGGCAATCAGGTAACCCTGGCAGTAAATATTACGATAACTTCATAGATAAATGGGCTATTGGGGAGTACTTCGATATATTATTTATGCAAAACCAAAATAATAACAATGGCATTATTGCTACTCAAACTTTAAAGTCAAAATGA
- a CDS encoding DUF4442 domain-containing protein → MYRTLTKILKTFLTDAQIYKYGFNWSPMYRRTTGKIIEVSSNLSYVKITIPLSIKNKNYVGSIFGGSLFSATDPIYMIQLLNILGDDYVVWDKDATIKYKRPAKENVYAEFSFSSQEIENIKTQVAENGEFNLTKMANITNKENVVFAEVVKTIYVADKTFYKEKRKLKAIKK, encoded by the coding sequence ATGTACAGAACACTTACTAAAATCTTAAAAACCTTTTTAACGGACGCTCAAATCTATAAATATGGATTTAATTGGTCTCCTATGTATAGACGCACAACCGGTAAAATAATTGAGGTTTCAAGTAATTTATCATACGTTAAAATAACCATCCCATTAAGCATAAAAAATAAAAACTACGTAGGTTCTATATTTGGAGGCAGTCTTTTTTCTGCCACCGATCCCATCTATATGATTCAACTTTTAAACATTTTAGGTGATGATTATGTCGTTTGGGATAAAGATGCTACTATAAAATATAAACGTCCTGCTAAAGAAAATGTTTATGCAGAGTTCTCTTTTTCATCTCAAGAAATAGAAAATATTAAAACTCAAGTTGCTGAAAATGGTGAATTTAATCTAACAAAAATGGCCAATATAACAAACAAAGAAAATGTCGTTTTTGCTGAAGTCGTCAAAACCATTTATGTGGCAGACAAAACCTTCTATAAAGAAAAACGTAAGTTAAAAGCAATTAAAAAATAA
- a CDS encoding methylated-DNA--[protein]-cysteine S-methyltransferase: METCIIQSPLGYTKIEGDISGIISVNVLNNNIGLSEGESNKLSFLHKQESEEKVTDIIPVELEDCVIQLKEYFEGKRNEFNLKLNPQGTEFQKRVWKQLEQIPYGKTLSYLELSKQLGDVKAIRAVANANGKNPLWIIVPCHRVIGSDGSLTGYAGGLHRKKWLLEHESPYKQQSLF, encoded by the coding sequence ATGGAAACTTGCATCATCCAATCACCTTTAGGTTACACAAAAATAGAAGGAGATATTAGTGGCATTATTTCTGTCAATGTCTTAAATAATAACATAGGTCTCTCCGAAGGAGAATCAAATAAATTGTCTTTCCTGCATAAGCAGGAATCCGAAGAAAAAGTAACCGACATCATCCCTGTAGAATTAGAAGATTGTGTGATTCAGCTTAAAGAATATTTTGAAGGTAAGCGCAACGAATTCAATCTAAAATTGAATCCTCAAGGAACCGAATTTCAAAAAAGAGTCTGGAAACAACTTGAACAAATTCCTTATGGCAAAACGCTTTCTTATTTAGAATTATCAAAACAACTAGGTGATGTAAAAGCCATTCGTGCTGTAGCAAACGCCAATGGAAAAAATCCGCTTTGGATTATTGTGCCTTGCCATCGCGTTATAGGTAGCGATGGTAGTTTAACAGGGTATGCTGGCGGTTTACACCGTAAAAAATGGCTGTTAGAACACGAAAGTCCTTATAAGCAGCAATCCCTTTTTTAA
- a CDS encoding CNNM domain-containing protein, which yields MSTLIFWATISIFFSFLCSILEAVLLTVTPTFINVKKQEGKEYAFTLERLKKDVDKPLIAILTLNTIAHTLGAMMVGIQAEKLPYKIELAGINTVGVISAIMTLLILIASEIIPKTIGATYWKSLANFTSKALIALIFPLKWTGILWLLQLTTKLIGGKSHGSVLSREDFHAMADMAHEEGVFQENESKIIKNLLTFKEVLAKDIMTPRTVMLAVDQNTTVEDFFNKNMNLRFSRIPIYSNDPDNIKGLVLKDEVFKEMALDHGDKKLADLKRHIIIVNRSLPIPNLFEQLVESRNHMALVVDEYGSVSGLVTMEDVIETLLGLEIMDESDNVSDLQHLARKSWEARAKKLGILDE from the coding sequence ATGAGCACATTAATTTTTTGGGCAACAATTTCCATTTTCTTTTCTTTTTTATGCTCTATACTTGAAGCCGTTCTATTAACTGTTACGCCAACATTTATAAACGTTAAAAAACAAGAAGGAAAAGAATATGCATTCACTTTAGAACGCTTGAAAAAAGATGTTGACAAGCCACTAATTGCCATACTCACTTTAAATACCATTGCACATACTCTGGGAGCTATGATGGTTGGTATTCAAGCAGAAAAACTACCCTATAAAATAGAGTTGGCAGGAATCAATACTGTTGGAGTTATTTCGGCTATTATGACTTTATTAATTTTAATTGCTTCAGAAATCATTCCAAAAACTATTGGGGCAACTTATTGGAAAAGCCTAGCTAATTTCACTTCAAAAGCATTAATTGCTTTAATATTTCCTTTAAAATGGACAGGTATTTTATGGCTCTTACAACTCACCACCAAACTTATTGGAGGTAAAAGTCATGGAAGCGTTTTAAGTCGAGAAGATTTTCATGCCATGGCGGATATGGCTCATGAAGAAGGTGTGTTTCAAGAAAATGAAAGTAAAATCATCAAGAATTTATTGACTTTTAAGGAGGTTTTGGCAAAAGATATTATGACGCCTAGAACCGTTATGCTGGCAGTAGACCAAAATACAACTGTCGAAGATTTTTTTAATAAAAATATGAACCTTCGTTTTTCAAGAATTCCTATTTATTCAAACGATCCAGACAACATAAAAGGATTAGTACTTAAAGACGAAGTTTTTAAAGAAATGGCTCTAGACCATGGAGATAAAAAACTAGCTGATTTAAAACGACATATTATTATTGTTAACCGAAGTTTACCCATTCCTAATCTGTTCGAGCAGTTGGTTGAAAGCAGAAATCATATGGCTTTGGTTGTTGACGAATATGGTTCTGTAAGTGGCTTAGTAACGATGGAAGATGTTATTGAAACACTCTTAGGCTTAGAAATTATGGATGAAAGTGATAACGTTTCTGACCTTCAGCATCTTGCTCGTAAAAGCTGGGAAGCTAGAGCTAAAAAATTAGGTATTCTAGATGAATAA
- a CDS encoding ABC transporter ATP-binding protein, with protein sequence MQKNTILNIKDLSISFGKNEVIHNISYHLNKNEILGIVGESGSGKSVSSLAILGLLPKRISKITSGSINYNNEDLTTLASKTFQKIRGKKIAMIFQEPMSSLNPSMSCGKQVQEILLQHIKLSKPEAKKETILLFEKVKLPDAERVYSSYPHEISGGQKQRVMIAMAIACKPDILIADEPTTALDVTVQKEIIELLKALQVETKMSIIFITHDLALISEIADRVLVMYKGDIVEQGGVSTIFKTPKHVYTKALINSRPSLDTRLKTLPTIDDYLNGTTSNEVITTEQRKLQHEKLYNNAPLLEVINVEKEYISKSGWFTKPQSFKAVNDISFKLYEGETLGLVGESGCGKSTLGNAILQLDKATAGHILYKGIDITRLSHSEIKKLRKDIQIIFQDPYSSLNPRIPVGEAIIEPMMVHNLFNSDSERKEKAIDILNRVGLSEDYFNRYPHEFSGGQRQRIGIARTIALQPKLIVCDESVSALDISVQAQVLNLLNELKETFGFTYIFISHDLAVVKYMSDQLLVMNQGKIEELDDADAIYNAPKKEYTKKLIEAIPKGL encoded by the coding sequence ATGCAGAAAAACACTATTTTAAATATCAAAGACCTTTCCATTTCATTTGGGAAAAATGAAGTGATCCATAATATCTCCTATCACCTAAATAAAAATGAAATATTAGGCATTGTGGGAGAATCGGGTTCTGGAAAATCAGTATCTTCTTTAGCTATTTTGGGTTTGCTGCCAAAAAGGATTTCAAAAATCACTTCTGGAAGTATTAATTATAATAACGAAGATTTAACCACACTTGCTTCAAAAACGTTTCAAAAAATTCGAGGAAAAAAAATTGCCATGATTTTTCAAGAACCTATGAGTTCTTTAAATCCCTCAATGTCCTGCGGTAAACAAGTTCAGGAAATTTTATTACAACATATCAAACTATCTAAACCAGAAGCAAAAAAAGAAACTATTTTATTATTCGAAAAAGTAAAACTCCCAGACGCTGAAAGAGTGTATAGTTCTTATCCGCATGAGATTTCCGGCGGACAGAAACAACGTGTTATGATAGCCATGGCAATTGCTTGTAAACCTGATATTTTAATTGCAGACGAACCTACCACAGCACTCGATGTTACCGTTCAAAAAGAAATTATTGAATTATTAAAAGCATTACAAGTTGAAACAAAAATGAGTATTATTTTCATTACTCATGATTTGGCTTTAATTTCTGAAATAGCAGATAGAGTTTTGGTTATGTACAAAGGAGACATTGTTGAACAAGGAGGTGTTTCAACTATTTTTAAAACACCTAAACACGTTTATACAAAAGCACTTATTAACTCACGTCCATCATTGGATACGCGGCTAAAAACATTACCAACCATTGATGATTATCTAAATGGTACAACTTCAAACGAAGTTATCACCACTGAGCAACGGAAGCTTCAACACGAAAAATTGTACAACAATGCACCTTTACTAGAAGTTATAAACGTTGAAAAAGAATATATCTCTAAATCAGGCTGGTTTACTAAACCGCAATCATTTAAGGCGGTAAACGATATTAGTTTTAAGTTGTATGAAGGAGAGACATTAGGCTTAGTAGGAGAATCCGGTTGCGGCAAATCTACATTAGGAAATGCCATCCTTCAACTAGATAAAGCAACAGCTGGGCACATACTATATAAAGGTATTGATATTACAAGACTATCTCATTCTGAAATTAAAAAGCTTCGGAAAGACATTCAAATTATTTTTCAGGATCCATACTCATCATTAAACCCTAGAATCCCTGTTGGTGAAGCTATTATAGAACCTATGATGGTTCACAACCTTTTTAATTCGGACAGTGAACGAAAAGAAAAAGCTATAGATATTTTAAACCGCGTTGGTTTATCTGAAGACTATTTTAATCGTTATCCACATGAATTTTCTGGAGGACAAAGACAACGTATCGGAATCGCAAGAACAATAGCATTACAACCCAAATTAATTGTGTGTGATGAATCCGTTTCTGCATTAGATATTTCTGTTCAAGCACAAGTTTTAAACCTCTTAAACGAGCTTAAAGAAACTTTTGGTTTTACCTATATTTTTATTTCACATGACTTGGCTGTGGTAAAATATATGTCTGACCAATTATTGGTAATGAATCAAGGTAAAATAGAAGAATTGGATGATGCAGATGCTATCTATAATGCACCAAAAAAAGAATATACTAAGAAATTAATTGAAGCCATACCCAAAGGGTTATAG
- a CDS encoding CoA transferase subunit A: MINKKVANVQDALKGVSDNMTLMLGGFGLSGIPENAISELVKLGVKGLTCISNNAGVDDFGLGLLLQKRQIKKMVSSYVGENDEFERQMLSGELDVELIPQGTLAERCRAAQAGFPAVYTPAGYGTEVAEGKETRHFDGKMYVLEHAFKADFAFVKAWKGDAAGNLVFKGTSRNFNPNMCGGAKITVAEVEELVPLGALDPNQIHIPGIFVQRIFQGEKYEKRIEQRTVRQRS, from the coding sequence ATGATTAATAAAAAGGTCGCTAATGTTCAAGATGCCCTAAAAGGAGTATCCGATAACATGACACTTATGCTTGGAGGTTTTGGACTTAGTGGTATTCCAGAAAATGCTATTTCAGAATTGGTAAAACTTGGTGTAAAAGGATTAACATGTATATCTAATAATGCCGGAGTTGATGATTTTGGATTGGGTTTACTTCTTCAAAAAAGGCAAATAAAGAAAATGGTCTCATCTTATGTGGGGGAGAATGACGAATTTGAACGTCAAATGCTATCGGGTGAATTGGATGTAGAACTTATTCCTCAGGGAACTTTAGCGGAGCGTTGCCGAGCTGCTCAAGCTGGTTTTCCAGCTGTTTATACGCCTGCAGGTTATGGAACTGAAGTGGCTGAAGGAAAAGAAACTAGACATTTTGATGGAAAAATGTATGTGTTAGAACATGCTTTTAAAGCCGATTTTGCGTTTGTAAAAGCTTGGAAAGGTGATGCTGCTGGCAACTTGGTTTTTAAAGGTACTTCCAGGAATTTTAATCCTAATATGTGTGGTGGTGCAAAAATAACGGTGGCAGAAGTTGAAGAGTTAGTGCCTTTAGGAGCTTTAGATCCTAACCAAATTCATATCCCCGGAATTTTTGTGCAACGTATTTTTCAGGGAGAAAAATATGAGAAAAGAATAGAACAACGAACGGTGAGGCAACGAAGCTGA